One Marinitoga hydrogenitolerans DSM 16785 DNA segment encodes these proteins:
- a CDS encoding N-acetylneuraminate synthase family protein: MVKIGKKILDKKRPFDKPYIIAEAGVNHEGDFEKAKIMIEEAAEAGADAIKFQTYKAEKLASKFSPSYWDTTKESTKSQYELFKKYDKFWKKEYEELAKYAEKCGIDFMSTPFDFESADFLEPLIPAYKIASADITNIPFLKHIARKGKTILLSTGASSISEIWKAVEAIKSEGNNDIVLLHCVLNYPTDEKNANLGMIKDMKEKFSDYIIGYSDHTLPTVMKDVLSTAWLLGAQVIEKHFTFDKTLPGNDHYHAMDKNDLRTFNEYITKLQKIIGRTEKGYLESEIPARNNARRSLVAARFIPKGKIIEKGDIAIKRPGIGVSPELYEKIIGSIATRDINDDEILHFGDFKEVSF; this comes from the coding sequence ATGGTAAAAATTGGTAAAAAAATATTAGATAAAAAAAGACCTTTTGATAAACCATATATAATAGCAGAGGCTGGTGTAAATCACGAAGGTGATTTTGAAAAGGCAAAAATTATGATAGAAGAAGCAGCAGAAGCTGGAGCTGATGCTATTAAATTTCAAACTTATAAAGCTGAAAAATTAGCTTCGAAATTTTCTCCTTCATATTGGGATACAACAAAAGAAAGCACAAAGAGCCAATACGAGTTATTTAAAAAATACGATAAATTCTGGAAAAAAGAATATGAAGAATTGGCAAAATATGCAGAAAAATGTGGAATAGATTTTATGTCTACACCCTTTGATTTTGAATCTGCAGATTTTTTAGAGCCTTTAATTCCTGCATATAAAATAGCATCAGCGGATATAACAAATATACCTTTTTTAAAACATATTGCTAGAAAAGGAAAAACTATATTACTTTCAACAGGAGCAAGTTCAATTTCAGAGATATGGAAAGCAGTTGAAGCAATTAAAAGTGAAGGAAATAATGATATAGTATTACTCCATTGTGTATTGAATTATCCAACAGATGAAAAAAATGCTAATCTTGGAATGATTAAAGATATGAAAGAAAAATTTTCTGACTATATAATTGGATATTCAGATCATACCTTACCAACTGTAATGAAAGATGTATTATCGACAGCATGGTTATTGGGTGCTCAAGTAATAGAAAAACATTTTACTTTTGATAAGACTTTACCCGGAAATGATCATTATCATGCGATGGATAAAAATGATTTAAGAACATTTAATGAATATATAACAAAACTTCAGAAAATTATTGGAAGAACAGAAAAAGGATATCTAGAAAGTGAAATTCCTGCAAGAAATAACGCTAGAAGAAGTTTGGTTGCTGCAAGATTTATTCCAAAAGGTAAAATTATAGAAAAAGGTGATATTGCTATTAAAAGACCTGGTATTGGGGTTTCACCGGAGTTATATGAGAAAATTATAGGTTCAATAGCAACAAGAGATATAAATGATGATGAAATTTTACATTTTGGTGATTTTAAGGAGGTTTCTTTTTGA
- a CDS encoding polysaccharide pyruvyl transferase family protein — MKYLILHRAIKNFGDFLIFERGKRLIEVLIPEATIFTGNAYTPLEKQFSNNEINNFDLIIIPGGPGIRGKIYPNVYPLKTTIPIIFLGVGSNISYWKVLNNNITVNFSEESYRFLKNIEKFAPLGVRDYITKKILSDVNIASQMNGCPAWYDFDYFGKEFERIDKINKIILSSPSKKENLNQFIDMIKILRKIFFDVEIFISFNHGFFEENKNSTHYYIYKSIFDISKKMNLSLIDMSGSIKNSSIYDECDLHIGYRVHTHIYFISHRKPSYLIAEDSRAIGVCKAIPTPYFKSWENTKFNQILLKTIYKKFKIPISFKNISENVIFELFNDIESNFSRFKGIGKIIDSYFENNMKKYILKYISR; from the coding sequence ATGAAATATTTGATATTACATCGTGCAATAAAAAATTTTGGTGATTTTTTAATTTTTGAACGCGGTAAAAGACTCATTGAAGTGTTGATACCAGAAGCTACAATATTTACTGGAAATGCATATACACCGCTTGAAAAACAATTCTCCAATAATGAAATTAATAATTTTGATTTAATTATAATTCCTGGAGGACCTGGAATCAGAGGAAAAATTTATCCCAATGTTTATCCTCTAAAAACTACAATTCCAATAATTTTTTTAGGTGTTGGTTCAAACATCTCTTATTGGAAAGTACTGAATAACAATATAACTGTTAATTTTTCTGAAGAATCTTACAGATTTTTAAAAAATATAGAGAAATTTGCGCCTTTAGGGGTTAGAGATTACATAACAAAAAAAATATTATCAGACGTAAATATAGCTTCTCAAATGAATGGATGTCCTGCATGGTATGACTTTGACTATTTTGGAAAAGAATTTGAAAGAATTGATAAAATCAATAAGATTATTTTGTCAAGTCCTTCAAAAAAAGAAAATTTAAATCAATTTATAGACATGATTAAAATCTTAAGAAAAATTTTCTTTGATGTAGAAATATTTATTTCATTTAATCACGGCTTTTTTGAAGAAAATAAAAATTCAACTCATTACTATATTTATAAAAGTATTTTTGATATTTCTAAAAAAATGAATTTAAGTTTAATTGATATGTCTGGTTCTATAAAAAATTCCTCTATATATGATGAGTGCGATTTGCACATAGGATATAGAGTTCATACGCATATATATTTTATAAGCCATAGAAAACCTTCTTATTTAATTGCTGAGGATTCAAGAGCTATTGGGGTGTGTAAAGCTATTCCTACACCATATTTTAAAAGTTGGGAAAATACAAAATTCAACCAAATATTGTTAAAAACCATCTATAAGAAGTTCAAAATCCCCATAAGTTTTAAAAATATAAGTGAAAATGTTATTTTTGAACTATTTAATGATATTGAAAGTAATTTTTCCAGATTCAAAGGTATTGGAAAAATCATAGATTCCTACTTTGAAAATAATATGAAAAAATATATACTAAAATATATTTCGAGGTGA
- a CDS encoding glycosyltransferase: MIILIIGYMHPKYDKRVFRTVKSLSKNNKIIYQYITEKNEERYIKDNIEYIPIKYKINVKNRMNELVNRRKLDKKILKIIQAYDYDILYMHHFLASLPITPFKIAKKRHKKIIYDFHEHHPENFLENLTGIMKNIKLKIMNKIVKKQIFYSDKLIFVSDEIRDNILSTLKIKKNYLILKNYSDINYISKEKKKEVSFVGKSNRNLDKEKKVLKKIIKYGFSFKIIGVDSEYFKDIPHEYTSFLPYKKMIEELSKSSFSLISYSPLVDKQNKNYLFSLPNKYYDSIAAETPVIVKNTFISMAKEVEKLKIGVVINPKNVDESVEKILEAYNNYDELLNNIRKHKEKFIWTEDKEEKFIEFIIN, encoded by the coding sequence ATGATAATATTAATAATAGGCTATATGCATCCTAAATATGATAAAAGAGTTTTTAGAACAGTAAAATCTTTATCAAAAAATAATAAAATAATATATCAGTATATAACTGAAAAAAATGAAGAAAGATATATTAAGGATAATATTGAGTATATACCTATAAAGTATAAAATTAATGTTAAAAACAGGATGAATGAGCTTGTTAATAGAAGAAAATTAGATAAAAAAATATTAAAAATTATACAAGCTTATGATTATGATATATTATACATGCATCATTTTTTAGCAAGTCTCCCCATTACACCTTTTAAAATAGCAAAGAAAAGGCATAAAAAAATAATATATGATTTTCATGAACACCACCCTGAAAATTTTTTGGAGAATTTAACAGGAATAATGAAAAATATAAAGTTGAAAATAATGAATAAAATTGTAAAAAAACAGATTTTTTATAGCGACAAATTAATTTTTGTATCTGATGAAATAAGAGATAATATTCTTAGTACGCTTAAAATCAAAAAAAATTATTTAATATTAAAAAATTATTCTGATATAAATTATATTTCAAAAGAAAAAAAGAAAGAAGTATCATTTGTAGGGAAGTCTAATAGAAATTTAGATAAAGAAAAAAAGGTGTTAAAAAAAATTATAAAATATGGATTTTCATTTAAAATAATAGGTGTAGATTCAGAATATTTTAAAGACATTCCACATGAATATACATCATTTCTTCCATATAAAAAAATGATTGAAGAATTATCAAAATCATCTTTTTCATTAATTTCATATAGCCCGTTAGTTGATAAACAAAATAAAAATTATTTATTTTCTTTACCAAACAAATATTATGACTCAATAGCAGCAGAAACACCAGTAATAGTAAAAAATACATTTATTTCAATGGCAAAGGAAGTTGAAAAATTAAAAATAGGGGTAGTTATTAATCCGAAAAATGTAGATGAATCAGTGGAAAAAATATTAGAAGCATATAATAATTATGATGAATTATTAAATAATATTAGAAAACATAAAGAAAAGTTTATTTGGACAGAAGATAAAGAAGAAAAATTCATTGAGTTTATTATAAATTAA
- a CDS encoding cytidylyltransferase domain-containing protein — MKILAVIPARSGSKGIRKKNIKLLNNKPLISYIINTAMKSKYITDIVVTSDSDEILNVVKNYGVKIRKRPYYLAEDHVPLDPVIYDAYQWHKNNFFDVDYVITLQPTSPLLSQNTLDKAIEYTINNNFDTVLSIVDNTHLGWKEENNKIIPDYTKRLNRQWLPKRYKETGAFFISKKEFISENNRFGKNISVYEVPAEEAIDIDTPLDWYLSEKLLQRLKILFVTSGNSKMGMGHIYRTITLADSLIGNQIGIFLLDSSNYAKEIIENSGYKYKDGTVDDVYEIAKDFDIIINDFLDTTNEYMNKLKKLNRFIINFEDLSISSDKANLVFNALYERFNVPKNHRYGYKYSVLKESFLIETPNSFKNKVENLLITFGGVDLNNLTLKTIKSIKNIVLKKRLQVKIILGPGYNKLESLLSTIEKFELRNHVKILHNISNMAKEMKEIDLAITSNGRTVYELASMRIPIISIAQNDRETLHTFARYNEGVEYLGIACNVKEEDINKVVLDLINNKEKRFYMYKNLPYNELRNGTIRVKEEIIDNYWRWKNGKNW, encoded by the coding sequence ATGAAAATATTAGCAGTTATTCCTGCACGAAGCGGTTCCAAAGGTATCAGAAAAAAAAATATTAAATTATTGAACAATAAACCTCTAATTTCATATATAATAAATACTGCAATGAAAAGCAAATATATTACAGATATTGTTGTAACATCAGATAGTGATGAAATATTAAACGTTGTTAAAAATTATGGTGTAAAAATAAGGAAAAGACCTTATTATTTAGCTGAAGATCATGTGCCGCTGGATCCGGTAATATATGATGCATATCAATGGCATAAAAATAATTTTTTTGATGTTGATTATGTAATTACATTACAACCAACTTCACCATTATTATCGCAAAATACTTTAGACAAGGCCATAGAATATACAATAAACAATAATTTTGACACAGTATTATCTATTGTTGACAATACACATCTTGGATGGAAAGAAGAAAATAATAAAATTATTCCTGATTATACTAAAAGGTTAAACAGACAATGGTTACCAAAAAGATATAAAGAGACTGGTGCGTTTTTTATTTCAAAAAAAGAATTTATCTCAGAAAATAATAGATTTGGAAAAAATATATCCGTTTATGAAGTTCCAGCAGAAGAGGCAATTGATATTGACACGCCTTTAGATTGGTATCTTTCAGAAAAGCTTTTACAAAGATTAAAAATATTATTTGTTACTTCCGGGAATTCAAAAATGGGTATGGGACATATATATAGAACTATAACTCTAGCAGATTCATTAATAGGGAATCAAATAGGTATTTTTCTTTTGGATTCTTCAAATTATGCAAAAGAAATAATTGAAAATAGTGGATATAAATATAAGGACGGAACCGTTGATGATGTATATGAAATAGCAAAAGATTTTGATATTATAATAAATGATTTTCTGGATACTACAAACGAATATATGAATAAATTAAAGAAATTAAATCGATTTATAATAAATTTTGAAGATTTAAGTATTTCATCGGATAAAGCTAATTTAGTGTTCAATGCATTATATGAGAGATTCAATGTTCCTAAAAACCATAGATATGGATATAAATATAGTGTTTTAAAAGAAAGCTTTTTAATTGAGACTCCTAATTCATTTAAAAATAAAGTAGAAAATCTGTTAATAACTTTTGGCGGAGTTGATTTAAACAATTTAACTTTAAAAACTATTAAATCAATAAAAAATATTGTATTAAAAAAGAGATTACAGGTTAAGATTATACTCGGACCTGGTTATAACAAACTCGAAAGTTTGTTATCTACAATTGAAAAATTTGAATTGAGAAACCATGTAAAAATTTTACATAACATCTCAAATATGGCAAAAGAAATGAAAGAGATAGACTTGGCCATCACATCAAATGGCAGAACTGTGTATGAATTAGCTTCAATGAGAATACCTATAATTAGTATAGCTCAAAATGATAGAGAAACTTTACATACTTTTGCAAGATATAATGAAGGTGTTGAATATCTCGGAATCGCGTGTAATGTAAAAGAAGAAGATATTAATAAAGTCGTTTTAGACTTGATAAACAACAAAGAAAAAAGATTTTACATGTATAAAAACCTGCCATATAATGAACTTAGAAACGGAACAATAAGAGTTAAAGAAGAGATTATTGACAATTACTGGAGGTGGAAAAATGGTAAAAATTGGTAA
- a CDS encoding lipopolysaccharide biosynthesis protein, translated as MQTIIKKINNNKVIKAGMWYTFGNFFVKGISFITIPIFTRLLSTSDYGIINVYNTWLGIFTIVLSLNLYSGAGRAKYEFKDSYNQFLSSVLFLSTIIFLFFSFLIILLKNFFLKFLSLQSSLVYVLLIQSYFTFVQQYYLSKLRFNYYYKSYILISIISSISVIILSIFLITAFKNEKYLGRIYGGFIVIFILGIILYLKLIIHGKKLIDFNYWKYALVFSVPLIPHSLSGIILAQFDRIMINKFIGSSEAGIYSFAYNLGLIVNVIWVSFNNAWSPWFYENMEKIDFENINRKLKYYIVFFSSLIFIAIFISPEIVKIMSSKNYWSGLKLVPIIMSSYFFVFLYSLFVNIEFYYKKTHFISLGTILSAILNIILNYLLIPKYGYIAAAWTTFVSYVFYFLYNYIIVKFILKKQIYKIKYILYSILFIISAILIFNLFQNSWIIRYSIVFLTAFILIKTIKKGRLI; from the coding sequence ATGCAGACTATTATAAAAAAAATTAATAATAATAAAGTTATAAAAGCGGGGATGTGGTATACATTTGGAAATTTTTTCGTAAAAGGGATTTCTTTTATAACCATTCCCATTTTTACCCGTTTATTATCCACTTCGGATTACGGAATAATTAATGTATATAATACATGGTTGGGTATTTTTACCATTGTATTAAGTTTAAATTTATATTCTGGTGCTGGAAGAGCTAAATACGAATTTAAAGATTCTTATAATCAATTTCTTTCATCTGTTTTATTTTTATCTACTATTATTTTTCTCTTTTTCTCTTTTTTGATTATATTATTAAAAAATTTTTTTTTGAAATTTTTAAGTTTGCAATCAAGTCTTGTATACGTATTATTAATACAAAGCTATTTTACTTTTGTTCAACAATATTATTTATCTAAATTGCGATTTAATTATTATTATAAAAGTTATATACTCATTTCTATTATTAGTAGTATTTCTGTTATAATCCTTTCTATTTTTTTGATCACGGCATTTAAAAATGAAAAATATTTGGGTAGAATATATGGCGGCTTTATAGTAATTTTTATTTTAGGTATAATACTTTATTTAAAATTAATTATACATGGAAAAAAGTTAATTGATTTTAATTACTGGAAATACGCTCTTGTATTTTCTGTTCCTTTAATCCCACATTCACTCTCAGGGATTATATTAGCCCAGTTCGACAGAATTATGATCAATAAATTCATCGGATCTTCTGAAGCTGGAATTTATAGTTTTGCTTATAATCTTGGATTAATAGTTAATGTTATATGGGTTTCATTCAATAATGCATGGTCTCCATGGTTTTATGAAAATATGGAAAAAATTGATTTTGAAAATATAAATAGAAAACTTAAATATTATATAGTATTTTTCAGCTCTTTAATATTTATTGCCATATTCATTTCACCTGAGATAGTAAAAATTATGTCTTCAAAAAATTATTGGAGTGGTTTAAAGCTTGTTCCCATAATAATGTCTTCATATTTTTTTGTTTTTCTTTATAGTTTATTTGTAAACATAGAATTTTATTATAAGAAAACTCATTTTATTTCTCTGGGAACAATTCTTTCCGCAATTTTAAACATTATACTCAATTATTTATTGATCCCAAAATATGGTTATATTGCTGCAGCATGGACCACTTTCGTTTCATATGTATTTTATTTCTTGTATAATTATATTATAGTAAAATTCATTTTGAAAAAACAAATTTACAAAATAAAATATATACTTTATTCAATACTGTTTATAATATCAGCAATTCTCATTTTTAACTTATTTCAGAATTCGTGGATTATTCGTTATTCAATTGTTTTTTTAACTGCATTTATATTAATTAAAACAATAAAGAAAGGAAGACTTATATGA